In Colletotrichum higginsianum IMI 349063 chromosome 1, whole genome shotgun sequence, one genomic interval encodes:
- a CDS encoding Ctr copper transporter family protein — protein MTRLSTTLSVLGLAAMVAARKCQELSIGLDVSATNQVFNLATPKTDIDVTNILLELTKQGGSFVSDITTGEAQVSGQYDLAATYCEPDGGTPTVLQVLTHGIGFDRSYWDFPANNHNYSYTKTAVDDYGYATLAFDRLGVGASSHGDPMSEIQQTLELAALKALTERLRASTVPGLEYKRFKKIVHVGHSFGAIQTYGLTVNDSGCSLSDGIVLTGFTQNATFLPYFVLGGGFVQANSLPSLSHYAPGYVAPASVSGGQVNFFAPGAFDPEILRAAYQGGQPAALGELLTIGGSTGLPSSFTGPALVITGDRDIPFCGGNCSATGDPALKSILDTSARFLQAASPFESYVVAGAGHGLALEYSHVETTGKILDFFVKNGLAAR, from the exons ATGACACGCCTGAGCACGACTCTATCtgtcctcggccttgcggCGATGGTGGCAGCGCGCAAGTGCCAGGAGCTGAGTATCGGTCTGGACGTCTCTGCAACTAACCAGGTTTTCAATCTGGCCACGCCCAAGACCGACATCGATGTGACCAACATCCTCTTGGAACTCACAAAGCAAGGCGGTAGCTTTGTGAGCGACATCACAACAGGC GAGGCACAAGTCAGTGGCCAATACGATCTGGCGGCAACGTACTGCGAGCCCGATGGCGGAACCCCGACCGTCCTCCAAGTACTGACCCATGGCATCGGCTTCGACCGAAG CTACTGGGACTTTCCCGCGAACAACCACAACTACAGCTACACCAagacggccgtcgacgactaCGGATACGCGACGCTCGCCTTTgaccgcctcggcgtcggcgcctcCTCCCACGGCGACCCGATGTCGGAGATTCAGCAGACGCTGGAactcgccgccctcaaggccTTGACGGAGCGGCTCCGCGCCAGCACCGTCCCCGGGCTCGAGTACAAGCGCTTCAAAAAGATCGTCCACGTCGGCCACAGCTTCGGCGCGATCCAGACGTACGGCTTGACAGTCAACGACAGCGGGTGTTCGCTCTCTGACGGCATCGTCCTGACCGGCTTCACGCAGAACGCGACTTTCCTGCCGtacttcgtcctcggcggtggGTTCGTCCAGGCTAACTCGCTCCCCTCGCTGTCCCACTACGCTCCAGGGTACGTGGCGCCCGCGTCGGTAAGCGGCGGGCAGGTCAACTTCTTCGCGCCTGGGGCGTTCGACCCCGAGATCTTGAGGGCGGCGTACCAGGGCGGACAGCCggcggccctcggcgagctgtTGACTatcggcggcagcaccggTCTTCCTAGTTCGTTCACCGGGCCTGCGCTGGTCATCACTGGTG ACCGCGATATCCCTTTCTGTGGCGGCAACTGCTCGGCAACTGGAGACCCTGCGTTGAAGTCTATCCTCGACACTTCGGCCAGATTCCTGCAGGCGGCCAGCCCGTTCGAGTCTTACGTCGTTGCTGGAGCCGGCCATGGTCTGGCGCTG GAGTACTCGCATGTGGAGACAACCGGCAAGATTCTCGACTTCTTTGTCAAGAACGGCCTGGCAGCTCGGTAG
- a CDS encoding X-Pro dipeptidyl-peptidase protein → MSLVRFLKGGLHLAAILHTPPSAPARSPGIVVVHPGGGVKEQAANLYAERLSQQGYVTVSYDALYQGTSEGLPRFLEDPNSRVSDVSAAVDYLQSLDSVDPDAIVVVGICAGGGYGIAAATADHRIKAVAAVSLVNIGDSTRQGWLNTLNQSDVFDVIEDARQRLQGTAVGGNATMIPYLPEPGPDVPPDLVDAWDYYRTPRGFYNTSQNVMDGSSTPLLLRFDAWQFADQYLTQPTLLIAGEDADSRWQTDKIHDKINGTNANVTRILVPGGRHMDFYDREPYVGPALNNITAFFNKHLSR, encoded by the coding sequence ATGTCGCTCGTCCGCTTCCTCAAAGGGGGTCTTCACCTTGCCGCCATACTGCACACGCCCCCTTCTGCGCCGGCCAGATCTCCTGGCATTGTCGTTGTCCATCCAGGCGGCGGTGTCAAGGAGCAAGCGGCAAACCTCTACGCTGAGCGCCTGTCTCAACAGGGATACGTGACCGTCTCTTACGACGCCCTCTACCAGGGCACTTCGGAGGGCCTCCCTCGCTTTCTCGAGGATCCCAACTCCAGGGTGTCTGACGTCTCTGCCGCGGTCGACTACCTCCAGAGCCTCGACAGCGTCGACCCCGATGCCATCGTTGTTGTGGGAATCTGCGCCGGTGGTGGCTATGGAAtcgctgccgccaccgcggACCACCGTATCAAGGCCGTGGCAGCAGTCAGTCTGGTCAACATTGGCGATTCCACCCGCCAAGGCTGGCTGAATACCCTCAATCAATCCGACGTCTTCGACGTCATCGAAGACGCCAGGCAGAGGCTTCAAGGCactgccgtcggcggcaacgcgACCATGATCCCGTACTTGCCAGAGCCTGGCCCGGATGTGCCCCCCGACCTGGTGGACGCATGGGACTACTACCGCACCCCGCGAGGCTTCTACAACACCTCCCAGAACGTCATGGACGGCTCATCCACCCCGCTGCTTCTGCGCTTCGACGCGTGGCAGTTCGCGGACCAGTACCTCACGCAGCCCACGCTCCTCATCGcgggcgaggacgccgacagCAGGTGGCAGACGGACAAGATCCACGACAAGATCAACGGCACCAATGCGAACGTCACCAGGATCCTCGTCCCGGGCGGCCGCCACATGGACTTTTACGACCGGGAGCCGTACGTGGGCCCCGCGCTGAACAACATCACGGCCTTCTTCAACAAGCATCTGAGCCGTTAG
- a CDS encoding Metabolite transport, with amino-acid sequence MEAAAQAGATYEAAEDAVKRDVGVFSTERDDDSSQKAEAPVRTAGKLDVLVQGVALFSDGYNIQIIGYMNTVLAKLYPKQMTNTIKTRLSNSILVGDIFGMLIFGLCIDKFGRRVGIILTTLFLVLGIVIATAAHGTSVEGMFWMMVIGRGVAGVGAGGEYTVCTSQALECADSTEAMRRRRGMLVAVSTNAAIISGFVGSSIVSLIVIAAYNGEASDGIWRICFGIGIFLPLVIFFFRLRLVDSQQYQKHAIQKNIPYWLAIKFYWKALLGCCSAWFLYDAVVYPFNLLAPTLVSGFSSQQTMIESIGWSALINAFALPGAFIGALLMDRLGRRQTYALGWAIVCVFGFAIGGSMIQLNNVFPLFVTLYGLFQTFLSVGPGDCNFLVSSESFPTPLRGHFLGFAAAVGKAGAAIGTTALSAALASYDDRLQGQQAIFLIGSGISVVGTLCVWFLIPDAPKHLEDEDVRFKKYLEANGYDTSQMGLKA; translated from the exons ATGGAGGCCGCAGCCCAAGCTGGAGCAACATACGAGGCCGCCGAAGACGCGGTCAAGAGAGATGTCGGCGTCTTTTCAACTGAGCGCGACGATGACTCGTCTCAAAAAGCCGAGGCACCCGTCAGAACCGCCGGAAAGCTCgatgtcctcgtccagggcgTTGCTCTATTTTCGGACGGATACAACATCCAGATCATCGGGTACATGAACACTGTTCTGGCGAAGCT CTACCCGAAGCAGATGaccaacaccatcaagaCCAGGCTCTCCAACTCAATCCTGGTTGGTGACATCTTTGGCATGCTGATCTTCGGACTCTGCATCGACAAGTTCGGTCGAAGAGTGGGCATCATCCTCACGACTCTCTTCCTCGTTCTC GGTATTGTCATTGCAACTGCAGCTCACGGAACGTCCGTCGAAGGCATGTTCTGGATGATGGTCATTGGCCGTGGCGTCGCAGGTGTTGGTGCTG GTGGCGAATACACCGTCTGCACTTCCCAGGCGCTGGAATGCGCCGACAGTACCGAGGCGATGAGAAGGCGACGCGGTATGCTGGTTGCCGTGTccaccaacgccgccatcatctccGGGTTTGTCGGGTCCAGCATCGTCTCCCTGATTGTAATTGCGGCGTACAACGGCGAGGCCAGTGATGGCATCTGGCGCATCTgcttcggcatcggcatcttc TTGCCGTtggtcatcttcttctttagaCTAAGACTCGTCGACTCGCAGCAGTACCAGAAGCACGCCATCCAGAAGAACATCCCGTACTGGCTCGCCATCAAGTTCTACTGGAAGGCCCTTCTCGGCTGCTGCAGCGCCTGGTTCCTCTACGACGCGGTCGTCTACCCCTTCAACCTGCTAGCCCCGACACTCGTGTCCGGCTTCTCCTCCCAGCAGACCATGATCGAGTCCATCGGCTGGTCGGCCCTGATCAACGCCTTCGCCCTCCCGGGCGCCTTCATCGGCGCCCTCCTGATGGACCGCCTCGGACGCCGCCAGACGTACGCTCTCGGGTGGGCCATCGTCTGCGTGTTCGGGttcgccatcggcggcagcatGATCCAGCTAAACAACGTCTTCCCGCTCTTCGTCACGCTCTACGGCCTCTTCCAGACTTTCCTGTCCGTCGGGCCCGGGGACTGCAACTTCCTCGTCTCGAGCGAGTCGTTTCCCACGCCGCTGCGGGGCCACTTCCTCGGCTTCGCGGCGGCTGTCGGGAAGGCCGGAGCCGCGATCGGCACGACGGCGCTCAgcgcggcgctggcgagTTACGATGATCGACTGCAGGGGCAGCAGGCCATATTCCTCATCGGCAGCGGCATCTCGGTCGTCGGCACCCTCTGTGTCTGGTTTCTCATTCCCGAC GCACCCAAGCACctggaagatgaagacgtcCGATTCAAGAAGTATCTCGAGGCGAACGGCTACGACACTAGTCAGATGGGACTGAAAGCATGA
- a CDS encoding Methyltransferase, with amino-acid sequence MPAQIGENGSSTEVGQSKNQYLAMVGDIQAELTRLQVQHRWIQMCLQDQIAFAPVDLTKDGVKVLDMGCADGTLLRDLYKQVPPSAQMVGADISTVFLPTSPQGNIRYVTQDVCDPPAAELRGRFDLTHVRNVLHSANRSGVQQAVANLADTLAPGGWLQVMELDIIPGQSEQPQALQDLVQMIGYMFEKQGMDRNYASKIPGSMKKAGLQNVTVEKVECGIGRVHGDEAAVRSSIEPFMHMIPLVARSAKMICPDLDPKIYANLEARYVREMTEQGGYFPANIYYAQKPMA; translated from the exons ATGCCTGCTCAAATTGGCGAAAACGGTAGCAGCACCGAGGTCGGTCAGAGCAAAAATCAATATCTGGCCATGGTGGGCGATATCCAAGCCGAACTCACAAGACTGCAAGTCCAACACCGCTGGATCCAAATGTGCCTGCAAGACCAAATCGCCTTTGCCCCAGTTGACCTCACAAAAGATGGAGTGAAGGTCCTCGACATGGGCTGTGCCGACG GGACGCTTCTTCGCGACCTGTACAAACAGGTCCCGCCGTCGGCCCAGATGGTCGGCGCAGATATTTCAACCGTCTTCCTACCCACGTCTCCTCAAGGAAACATCCGCTACGTAACCCAGGACGTGTGCGACCCCCCCGCAGCGGAACTCAGGGGTCGGTTCGATCTGACCCACGTCCGGAACGTCCTCCACAGCGCCAACCGATCCGGGGTCCAGCAAGCTGTGGCGAACCTGGCCG ACACCCTGGCACCGGGCGGCTGGCTGCAGGTCATGGAATTGGACATAATCCCCGGCCAGTCGGAGCAACCTCAGGCGCTGCAAGACTTGGTCCAAATGATTGGCTACATGTTTGAGAAGCAAGGCATGGACCGCAACTACGCCAGCAAGATCCCAGGCTcgatgaagaaggccggTCTCCAGAACGTTACGGTTGAAAAAGTTGAGTGCGGCATTGGTAGAGTgcacggcgacgaggccgccgtgaGATCTTCCATCGAGCCTTTCATGCATATGATACCTCTCGTTGCGCGCAGCGCCAAAA TGATATGCCCCGATCTTGACCCCAAGATTTATGCCAACTTGGAAGCGAGATACGTGAGGGAGATGACCGAGCAGGGCGGCTATTTTCCAGCCAATATTTACTACGCTCAGAAGCCAATGGCGTGA
- a CDS encoding Nucleotide sugar dehydrogenase produces the protein MAASYTRTSFAPTDTTSTVGSMVSQSPAVSAGHSDAGSGSGTPNSSPPASRPRSPDLKHETASNASDLEPLEPLEVKNVCFVGAGFVGGPTAALIALHNPDLTVNVVDLNAERIAAWNSPHLPIHEAGLPKIVRIARDGTNETTAFLPSAGKAVKLAPRKPNLTFTTDVQRCIGEADIVLICVNTPTKTYGLGAGYTADLSALEGASETVAKYAKNGAVIVEKSTVPTGTARMIREIMAQYQPDAEFEIVSNPEFLAEGTAVRDLMHPDRILIGSSTTRAGIRAANALKSVYAAWVPEPKILTVNTWSSELTKLVANAMLAQRISSINSISALCEELGADVQEISQGIGADSRLGKKFLHAGVGFGGSCFEKDILNLAYMARTLHLDTVADYWMGVLDINKYQRERFAQKVHRALNGNLRRKKVAILGFAFKENTNDTRNSIAVHIITELAHEMPNEIAIFDPGCDPVEVMNEVRQSIPDERIVERVKVHTNWRDTVQGSSAICILTPWYHFRYPKQAQTTARRSSVWSSPEASREEANAFIKESLSEMDIVELEKFVSRTSAHTPTDPLKRMKPEAECQEGCNGCNFDAANEDLGDPVDWEWAASVMKRPRLVLDGRNVVSVPELEKLGFQVQGIGKGLVI, from the exons ATGGCTGCAAGCTACACGCGCACATCCTTCGCCCCAACCGACACAACCTCGACCGTCGGCAGCATGGTCTCTCAGTCGCCCGCCGTCAGCGCCGGCCACTCGGATGCTGGATCTGGCAGCGGAACCCCAAACTCGTCCCCTCCCGCCTCGCGGCCTCGCAGCCCCGACCTGAAGCACGAAACCGCGTCCAATGCCTCTGATCTCGAGCCCCTCGAGCCGCTCGAGGTTAAGAACGTCTGCTTCGTCGGTGCTGGTTTTGTTG GTGGCCCAACTGCCGCTCTCATCGCGTTGCACAACCCCGACCTCAccgtcaacgtcgtcgacctcaacGCCGAGCGCATCGCTGCGTGGAACTCGCCCCATCTGCCCATCCACGAAGCCGGTCTGCCCAAGATTGTGCGCATCGCCCGTGACGGCACCAACGAGACGACGGCCTTCCTCCCGTCGGCCGGCAAGGCGGTGAAGCTCGCCCCTCGCAAGCCGAATCTCACCTTCACCACGGACGTCCAGCGCTGcatcggcgaggccgacatcgtcctcatcTGCGTCAACACCCCGACCAAGACGTACGGTCTCGGCGCCGGCTACACAGCTGACCTGAGtgccctcgagggcgcctCCGAGACGGTGGCCAAGTACGCCAAGAATGGCGCAGTCATTGTCGAGAAGAGCACCGTCCCAACGGGCACCGCCCGCATGATTCGCGAGATT ATGGCCCAGTACCAGCCCGACGCCGAGTTCGAGATCGTGTCCAACCCCGAgttcctcgccgagggcacCGCCGTGCGCGATCTCATGCACCCCGACCGTATCCTGATCGGCAGCTCGACTACTCGGGCCGGTATCCGTGCCGCCAATGCTCTCAAGAGCGTGTACGCCGCCTGGGTACCCGAGCCCAAGATCCTGACCGTCAACACGTGGTCGAGCGAGCTCACGAAGCTGGTGGCCAACGCCATGCTCGCCCAGCgcatcagcagcatcaacagcATCAGCGCCCTCTGCGAGGAgctgggcgccgacgtccAGGAGATCAGCCagggcatcggcgccgacagCCGCCTGGGCAAGAAGTTCCTccacgccggcgtcggcttTGGCGGTTCATGCTTCGAGAAGGACATCCTCAACCTCGCCTACATGGCGCGGACCCTCCACCtcgacaccgtcgccgaCTACTGGAtgggcgtcctcgacatcaacaaGTACCAGCGCGAGCGCTTCGCCCAGAAGGTCCACCGCGCGCTCAACGGCAACCTGCGCCGCAAGAAGGTGGCCATCCTCGGCTTCGCCTTCAAGGAGAACACCAACGACACGCGCAACAGCATCGCCGTCCACATCATCACGGAGCTGGCCCACGAGATGCCCAACGAGATTGCCATCTTCGACCCCGGCTGCGACCCCGTAGAGGTCATGAACGAGGTCCGCCAGTCCATCCCCGACGAGCGCATCGTCGAGCGCGTCAAGGTTCACACGAACTGGCGTGACACTGTCCAAGGATCGAGCGCCATCTGCATCCTTACCCCTTGGTACCACTTCCGCTACCCCAAGCAGGCTCAGACGACGGCTCGCCGCTCGTCCGTCTGGAGCAGCCCCGAGGCGTCTCGGGAAGAGGCCAACGCCTTCATCAAGGAGTCGTTGTCCGAGATGGACAttgtcgagctcgagaagtTCGTCTCCCGCACCAGCGCCCACACGCCGACGGACCCCCTGAAGCGCATGAAGCCGGAAGCCGAGTGCCAGGAGGGCTGCAACGGCTGCAacttcgacgccgccaacgagGATTTGGGCGACCCCGTCGACTGGGAGTGGGCTGCGTCCGTCATGAAGCGTCCTCGACTTGTCCTCGACGGACGCAACGTCGTCTCCGTGCCCGAACTTGAGAAGCTTGGCTTCCAAGTACAAGGCATCGGCAAGGGGTTGGTCATTTGA
- a CDS encoding PhoD-like phosphatase, with the protein MALDGVLDAILAVATLTLRATAILFTRFHPLGKRYLNRIYGSIALYLGGILLRLILPPGPARSRKRRHPVLILLLGCVDQTSLLASFGTVVLNLLSLGAVWDFLYRGHFAHQSNELFFSRLGYVDETTARIVVRSPISPVTYVEITWSPSSRSGDEPPRSTTISVAESNDYVGTFSLDGLEPDTEYTYGTNASHSGVFRTAAASPKRWSLISTSCIKPFYPYSPADHALRIRGLEHLDRYLATDPADMMLFLGDFIYIDLPVALGWTTEHYTTAYRQVYASPSWSPALRSLPWLHVYDDHEIINDWAANETGLYQSAMQPFWAYHGHANPASQFGQGETYYTFRRGDVSFFVLDTRRYRSAEALEDGPGKTMLGPAQLSDLQRWLRAEKAWKVVVSSVPFTRNWRGADAADSWAGYLWERDMLLDAMRQTDGVIILSGDRHEHATTVFPPNEKGGKAVIEFSTSPLNQFYEPFDRFHRQIEDTDVSVYSHPWGNSKFGKVSFDTSEPNRLKVKYDLVVDGEKVWDYMWEYTRSPVGL; encoded by the exons ATGGCACTTGACGGGGTCTTGGATGCCATCTTGGCGGTTGCAACACTCACCTTAAGAGCCACTGCTATCTTGTTCACTCGATTC CACCCTCTCGGCAAGCGATATTTGAATCGTATTTATGGAAGTATAGCACTGTATCTCGGAGGAATCCTGCTCCGGTTGATTCTGCCTCCAGGGCCAGCCAGGTCTCGGAAGAGACGCCATCCAGTGCTCATATTACTCCTTGGCTGTGTCGATCAGACATCACTCCTTGCAAGCTTCGGCACAGTTGTTTTGAACTTGTTATCACTGGGCGCGGTGTGGGATTTCCTGTACAGAGGACACTTCGCACACCAGAGCAACgagctcttcttctctcggCTTGGCTATGTTGACGAaacgacggcgaggataGTCGTGCGTTCCCCAATTTCCCCCGTCACATATGTCGAGATCACTTGGAGTCCATCATCGCGTTCTGGCGATGAaccgccgaggtcgacgacaaTCTCAGTGGCCGAGTCAAACGATTACGTCGGGACATTTTctctcgatggcctcgagccAGACACGGAATACACCTACGGCACGAACGCGAGCCATTCTGGCGTCTTCAGAACGGCCGCAGCATCACCGAAACGCTGGAGTCTCATCTCTACGAGCTGCATCAAGCCCTTCTACCCGTACAGTCCGGCAGATCACGCTCTGCGCATACGAGGCCTGGAGCACCTGGACCGCTACCTGGCGACAGACCCAGCCGACATGAtgctcttcctcggcgactTCATCTACATCGATCTGCCAGTCGCGCTTGGCTGGACGACGGAGCACTACACGACCGCGTATCGCCAAGTCTACGCTTCGCCTAGCTGGTCGCCTGCGCTGCGTTCGCTGCCATGGCTGCACGTCTACGACGACCACGAGATCATCAATGATTGGGCGGCGAACGAGACGGGCCTGTACCAGTCCGCGATGCAGCCGTTCTGGGCATACCACGGACACGCCAATCCCGCTTCGCAGTTCGGCCAGGGCGAGACGTACTACACGTTCCGCCGCGGGGACGTGTCGTTCTTCGTGCTCGACACGCGTCGCTACCGGTCCGCCGAGGCCCTGGAAGACGGGCCCGGAAAGACGATGCTCGGCCCCGCGCAGCTGTCCGACCTGCAGCGCTGGCTCAGGGCCGAGAAGGCGTGGAAGGTGGTCGTCAGTAGCGTGCCATTCACCCGGAACTGGAGAGGCGCGGATGCGGCTGATAGCTGGGCCGGGTACCTTTGGGAGCGAGACATGCTCTTGGACGCGATGAGACAGACGGACGGCGTCATCATCTTGAGCGGG GACCGCCATGAACATGCGACGACGGTGTTCCCGCCTAACGAAAAGGGCGGCAAGGCGGTCATCGAgttctcgacgtcgccacTGAACCAGTTCTACGAGCCGTTCGATCGGTTCCACCGGCAGATCGAGGATACGGACGTCTCGGTCTACTCCCATCCGTGGGGTAACTCGAAGTTCGGTAAGGTCAGCTTCGACACATCGGAGCCCAACCGTCTCAAGGTCAAGTatgacctcgtcgtcgatggggAAAAGGTATGGGATTATATGTGGGAGTACACGAGGAGCCCTGTTGGCTTGTAG
- a CDS encoding Heterokaryon incompatibility protein, with the protein MCGVYVCLSYTWGLQNTCVTTPDSLQSNLANIPYDQLPQTYKDAVTVALALNFPFLWIDSLCVIQGDEDSVDWKEQSSQMADIYGNAELVIAAASCTSVGDGFLSTARHSRDLIKFERHQNTQPRLELGWSTLAEPKAEGTLSRSWCFQEECLDEGYRCECAFSAAVSSLGLVTIKELYEPRLELGGPYETPNWMWQSTVEHYTRRRLTALSSVARVAQLALRTRYVTGHWWDADFLCSLCWAPVCTEETERTFSADCYVAPSWSWAAHNGPVTMWILVVPATRDDDVGAVSSGRITVRRVFLGVAVDTKPREQPLGVMMRKREAITFSFDRPLGLTSAADKYFCWVACVLPGQASRRRKSDTYCLIVLRGKPEGLEHVCERVGFVDHEAVTNSTCMRFFEGYRKLYRIAVIV; encoded by the exons ATGTGTGGTGTCTACGTCTGCCTGAGCTACACATGGGGCCTGCAAAACACCTGCGTGACGACCCCTGATAGCCTGCAGTCGAACTTGGCCAACATCCCTTACGACCAACTTCCGCAGACGTACAAGGACGCTGTGACGGTGGCGCTGGCTCTCAACTTTCCTTTCCTGTGGATCGATAGCCTGTGTGTCATCCAGGGCGACGAAGATTCTGTAGACTGGAAAGAGCAGTCATCCCAAATGGCAGATATATACGGAAACGCCGAGCTGGTAATTGCAGCCGCGAGTTGCACGAGCGTTGGGGATGGGTTTTTGTCTACGGCACGGCATTCCCGAGATCTCATCAAGTTCGAGAGGCACCAGAACACACAGCCGCGTCTGGAA CTCGGCTGGTCTACCCTGGCAGAGCCCAAGGCGGAGGGGACGCTGAGCCGCAGCTGGTGCTTCCAGGAGGAG TGCCTCGATGAAGGGTACCGGTGCGAGTGCGCGTTCTCTGCGGCGGTGTCGTCGCTGGGGCTCGTGACAATCAAGGAGCTGTACGAGCCGCGCCTGGAGCTGGGCGGCCCCTACGAGACGCCGAACTGGATGTGGCAGAGCACCGTCGAGCACTACACGCGGCGGAGGCTGACCGCTCTCTCCAGCGTGGCCCGCGTAGCCCAGTTGGCTCTGCGGACGAGATACGTTACCGGGCACTGGTGGGACGCGGACTTCCTCTGCAGCCTGTGCTGGGCGCCCGTGTGTACCGAGGAGACGGAGCGGACGTTCTCGGCGGACTGCTACGTCGCGCCGTCCTGGTCCTGGGCCGCTCACAACGGGCCTGTGACCATGTGGATCCT CGTCgtgccggcgacgcgggacgacgacgttggcgCTGTCTCGAGCGGGAGGATCACCGTCCGCAGAGTCTTTCTCGGGGTGGCTGTCGATACGAAGCCGAGAGAACAGCCGTTGGGCGTGATGATGAGAAAGCGGGAGGCGATCACGTTCAGTTTCGACCGCCCGCTGGGACTCACGAGCGCGGCAGACAAATACTTTTGCTGGGTTGCGTGCGTCCTTCCGGGCCAGGCTTCCCGCAGGCGGAAGTCGGATACGTACTGTCTGATCGTGCTCCGTGGCAAGCCTGAGGGCCTCGAGCATGTGTGCGAGCGTGTCGGGTTTGTCGACCATGAGGCTGTGACGAATAGCACCTGCATGCGGTTCTTTGAAGGATACAGGAAGTTGTATAGAATTGCTGTCATAGTCTAA